Below is a genomic region from Thermochromatium tepidum ATCC 43061.
GATGGCGAGTGCCGTGACAACACCCTCGACCTCCTGCCCGATCTCGGCCTTGGCTGCCTCGACCGTCAGGCCGCGCGCCAATGCCAGGCCCAGTCGGCGGTTGCGCGACTGATCGTCGGTGCAGGTGAGTACCAGATCCCCGAGACCGGCCAGTCCGGTGAAGGTCTCGGGACGACCACCAAGCGCGGTCCCGATCCGAATCAGTTCGGCTAGCCCCCGGGTGATGAGTGCCGCGCGCGTGTTGGCGCCAAAGCCCAGTCCATCGGCGATGCCCGTCGCAATGGCCAGCACGTTCTTGGCCGCGCCACAGATTTCCACTCCCACCATGTCCGGGCTGGTGTAGGCGCGGAAGGTCGATCCATGCAGCAGTGCGGCGAACCGCGCGGCGAACTCCGGCTGGTTGGAGGCAATCGTTACTGCCGTCGGCAGTTTGCGCGCGACCTCGCCGGCAAAACTTGGCCCTGAGATCACAGCCAGCGGTCGTTCGCCGAGCTCTTCCTGAGCGACCACATGCAGGAGTTGACCGCTGGCCGCATCCAGCCCCTTGGTCGCCCAGGCGACGCCAAAATCCGCTGGTAGACGCTCGGCTAATTGGCGCACAACCTGACGGAAGGCCTGGCTTGGCACGACCACCAGACAGTCGTCGGCGTCGGCCAGCGCCTCGTCGAGCGAATCCGTCGGGTGCATCGTGGCCGGGATTGGATGGCCGGGCAGGAAGTGACGATTCTCGCCGGCACGGCGGATCGCCTCGATCTGACTCGCCTCATGTCCCCACAACCGCACCTCATGACCGTTGCGGCACAGCTGCAACCCCAGGGCCGTGCCCCAGGACCCAGGACCGAGCAGCGCGATTCGGGCCGGCGTCGTGTTCATGGTCAGTGCTGGATAGGTTGCGCGCTGTTGGACTGGGCCTGTTCGGCGGCTTGCCGCTGGTGCTGGGCGAAGAGCAGGTCGAAATTGACGTGCTGGAGCACAAGCGGCGGGAAGCTACCCTTGACCACCAGATCCGAGACGACCTCGCGCGCATAGGGAAAGAGTAGGTTGGGACAGTAGGCACCGAGCAGCGGCCCGAGCTCCTCCTCGGCGAACCCGTGCGCGGTGAAGATACCGGCCTGCTGCACCTCGACCAGGAAGGCGGTCTTGTCCTCGACCTTGACCGTCACGGTGACCGCGAGCACCACCTCGTAGACATCGGTGTCGAGCGGGTTGATCGTGGTGTTGAGTCTGAGCTCGTGACGCGGCTTCCACTCGCCCCGGAAGATCTCGGGGGCATTGGGCGACTCGAAGGAGACGTCCTTGGTGTAGAGGCGTTGCACGGAGAATTGACGTTCGTTGTTCTGCTGTTCTTCTGTCATGCTAGAGATCCGGCGTCTGTGGGTCGTGTATGAATGGGGTTTGAGTGATGGCACCCGGGGCGCTGATCGCCATGGGGATTAGCGTTTCTTGCGTGTCAGGGGCAGGTTCGCCGACTCCCAGGCCAGGATGCCGCCCTGGAGGTTGTAGACCTCTTCGAACCCAGCCTTGCGCAGATACGCGCAGGCCACTGCAGACTGGGCACCGGACCGGCAATTGACGATGATAGGCCGACCCTTGTATTTGTTCAGGGTCGCCAGCTGGTGATTGAACCCATTCATCGGGATGTTCAGGGCGTTGATGATGTGGCCGCGTGCATAATCCGCCGCCGGACGCACGTCGATGATGACCGCCTCGCGATGATTGATCAGCTCGGTGGCCTGGAGCGGCCCAACACTGCCCTTGCCGCCGACGATGAGATTGTGCGTCAAGAGGCCCAGGATCACGATCAGGGCTAAGAACAGAAACCAATGATTGCCAATGAACTCGATGAGTTGTGACATGTGCGGGCCGTCTTGTTCAGAAGGTTGGAGGACGGGCTAGGCGGTTTGCCCTAGTGGGCGTGATGGCAGAAGACCTCGCGCATCATCCCGATCAGTCGCAGGGTACGGTTGTCGCTGACGCGATAGTAGACGCGATTGGCGTCCTTGCGCGAGGTGAGGATCCCCTTGTCGCGCAGGATCGCCAGATGCTGTGAGATATTGCTCTGCGAGGTGCCAACATGCTCGACGATCTCCTGGACGCTGACCTCCTGGTCGCCGAGCGTACAGAGGATCTTCAGACGCAACGGATGCGAGATTGCCTTGAGCGAACGCGAGGCACGCTCGATATCGGCGTCGTCGGTGAGTAGGTCGATCTCCTCGCGCACGCCTTCAGGGATATTTACCCCCGGACCGACGGGATGACTCGGGTTGTCCACCATTGGATCGCATTTGGTTGATTTATCGGCGTACAATGATAAACGCTTTCCATCCGGCTGCGAAGCGCCTGGACGCAAAGCGCGCGATGCTATCAACTCAGACACCATCGATGCCCAGCACCCTTGACGGGTCCAATCCGAGATTCCAGCGAGGGGCCCCAGCTGCGCACCGATGGCCAAACTCGTCCGGGCGTGGGTCTATGCAGCACCGAGGCGCGATCCTACTCTTTACCGCACTCCTGCTGCCGTCGAGTCCCTCGCTCCCTCAGTCGGGCGCCGACCCGACGCTAGAGGCTCGACAACGGGATCTCAGTACGATCGAACGCTCGCTCGAGCGTATCGGGCGCGAATTGAGCGACAGAAACGCCGACCGGCGTGCCCTAATCGCTGAATTGGAGGCGCGCGAGCGTAACGTCGCCGAGCTGTCGCTGGCCAATCGCGAGCTGGAACGCCTGGTCGCGGAGCACAATCGTGTCGCCGGCGAGCTGCGCGCGCGCCAGGTTGAGCAACAGGCGGCGCTGGGTATCGAGCTTGACTCGCTCGCGGATCTGCTGCGAACGGCCTACATCATGGGCCGCGCCGACCGTCTGCGTCTGCTGCTCAACCAGCAGGATCCGACCCGCGCCAGCCGTGTCATGTCCTATTTCGCCTATTTCAATCGCGAGCGAATGAAGCGGGTCCAGGCGGTGCAGCAACGCGCCGATCGACTCGAACGGCTGGCCCAAGAGGCCGAGGAGGAGTCGCGTCGGCTGGCCGAGCTGGCACGCAGTCAGGAGGCTACGCGCCTGCGGCTCGAAGAGGCCAGGATACGTCGCGCCCAGGTCTTGCGCGATCTGGAGGCCAGCATCACCAACCGCGCCGAGACCCTCGAGGCGCTCAAGCGCGACGCCGAATCCCTCAGGCAGCTGGTCGAGCATCTGCGCCAGCGCGCCCAGATCCAGGCCGAACTCAATATCCAGTCGCGTCCATTCGCCGATCTCAAGGGACAGCTTGCCTGGCCGCTGCTTGAAAACCGCATCCTCGCGGCCTTTGGCACCCGCAAGGAGGCAACCGAGGTCGACTGGGATGGTGTGCTGTTGGCAGCCAGCGAGGGCGAGGAGGTGCGCGCGGTCAAGGACGGGCGGGTGATCTATGCCGACTGGCTGCGCGGCTTTGGTCTCTTGATCGTGATCGACCACGGCGACGGCTATATGACGTTCTATGGCCACAACGAGGCACTGTTGCGCGAGGTCGGCGAATGGGTCTCGACCGGCGACCCCATCGCGCTTAGCGGCAAGAGTGGTGGACGTCGGGAGCCCGTGCTCTATTTCGCCATCCGGCACAATGGGCGTCCCCAGGATCCGGCGGTCTGGTGCGTGAGTCAGGGCCGATACGATCGAGGCTCCAGTCAGACCCAACCCGCCGGAGCCAACCCATTGGAAGGCAGTGCTGAGCCGTCCTCACGGCAGGCTGGGGCACTGATCGCCCAGGTGCCGAATCTGTCGAATCGATGCGAAACATGCGATGCTCATGACACTGTGTCCAATTCAGCCTTTCGTGCACTACCTGCCACCGTCCGCTAGGGATTCATGATGATGCGCCTTCAATTCGTCTCGCCACTCTGTCTTGGCCTTCTGATCGGCGCCGTCGCCTGCGCCGAGGAGCCGGCCCCCGTTGTTTCGGCCTCGTCCACTGACACGTCCCAGGATCTGCCGCTCAAGGCACTGCGAACCTTCGCCGACGTCTTCGGACGCATCAAGGAGGACTATGTCGAGGAGGTCAAGGACAAGCTGCTGATCGAAAACGCCATCCGCGGTATGTTGTCTGGACTCGATCCGCACTCTTCCTATGTCGACGGCGAGGAGTACCGTGAGCTCCAGGTCGGGACCAGCGGCGAGTTCGGCGGACTCGGCATCGAGGTCGGTCTGGAAGATGGCTTCGTCAAGGTGATCGCGCCGATCGACGACACCCCGGCGCAGCGCGCCGGACTCCA
It encodes:
- the secB gene encoding protein-export chaperone SecB, producing MTEEQQNNERQFSVQRLYTKDVSFESPNAPEIFRGEWKPRHELRLNTTINPLDTDVYEVVLAVTVTVKVEDKTAFLVEVQQAGIFTAHGFAEEELGPLLGAYCPNLLFPYAREVVSDLVVKGSFPPLVLQHVNFDLLFAQHQRQAAEQAQSNSAQPIQH
- a CDS encoding NAD(P)H-dependent glycerol-3-phosphate dehydrogenase, producing MNTTPARIALLGPGSWGTALGLQLCRNGHEVRLWGHEASQIEAIRRAGENRHFLPGHPIPATMHPTDSLDEALADADDCLVVVPSQAFRQVVRQLAERLPADFGVAWATKGLDAASGQLLHVVAQEELGERPLAVISGPSFAGEVARKLPTAVTIASNQPEFAARFAALLHGSTFRAYTSPDMVGVEICGAAKNVLAIATGIADGLGFGANTRAALITRGLAELIRIGTALGGRPETFTGLAGLGDLVLTCTDDQSRNRRLGLALARGLTVEAAKAEIGQEVEGVVTALAIHRLAARLGIEMPISEQVYRVLYEGVLPSAATRALLERGPKPEFV
- a CDS encoding ArsR/SmtB family transcription factor, which codes for MVDNPSHPVGPGVNIPEGVREEIDLLTDDADIERASRSLKAISHPLRLKILCTLGDQEVSVQEIVEHVGTSQSNISQHLAILRDKGILTSRKDANRVYYRVSDNRTLRLIGMMREVFCHHAH
- a CDS encoding murein hydrolase activator EnvC family protein; the protein is MQHRGAILLFTALLLPSSPSLPQSGADPTLEARQRDLSTIERSLERIGRELSDRNADRRALIAELEARERNVAELSLANRELERLVAEHNRVAGELRARQVEQQAALGIELDSLADLLRTAYIMGRADRLRLLLNQQDPTRASRVMSYFAYFNRERMKRVQAVQQRADRLERLAQEAEEESRRLAELARSQEATRLRLEEARIRRAQVLRDLEASITNRAETLEALKRDAESLRQLVEHLRQRAQIQAELNIQSRPFADLKGQLAWPLLENRILAAFGTRKEATEVDWDGVLLAASEGEEVRAVKDGRVIYADWLRGFGLLIVIDHGDGYMTFYGHNEALLREVGEWVSTGDPIALSGKSGGRREPVLYFAIRHNGRPQDPAVWCVSQGRYDRGSSQTQPAGANPLEGSAEPSSRQAGALIAQVPNLSNRCETCDAHDTVSNSAFRALPATVR
- a CDS encoding rhodanese-like domain-containing protein, yielding MSQLIEFIGNHWFLFLALIVILGLLTHNLIVGGKGSVGPLQATELINHREAVIIDVRPAADYARGHIINALNIPMNGFNHQLATLNKYKGRPIIVNCRSGAQSAVACAYLRKAGFEEVYNLQGGILAWESANLPLTRKKR